The following are encoded together in the Humulus lupulus chromosome 5, drHumLupu1.1, whole genome shotgun sequence genome:
- the LOC133779922 gene encoding uncharacterized protein LOC133779922: MDGYTKWVLHRESSSHAAQNVETFRDTHESNYTIDMQGIIYDAIGQNIGDNECDDENDNLQGEGDEPNARAKEFYDLMKEAEKELYPGCTSFTKLSFVIQLFHIKCISGWSDQSFGKVLDLFKRALPKGEALPNSFYETKKLINALGLDYEKIDACPKDCILYRKEHANDTECEVCSTPRTEAKVLHHFPLIPRLQRLFMSSKTSDFMTWHHNKDRTSDGCMRHPRDSPAWMTFDHNHKNFAADPRNVRLGLASDGMNPFKTLSVSHSTWPVILIPYNLPPWMCMKQPNFIMSLLIPGPDAPGNNIDVYLKPLIEELKELWEVGVETFDASTKKNFNMRASLLWTISDFPAYANLSGWSTKGKYACPSCHQDTCSMWLKHRKKHCYMGHRRWLENNDPFRNDEKSFDGTKEERMAPTPLSGSMILDTLAGYQIKFGKTVVNPLLPYSWKKKSIFFELPYWKDNLLRHNLDVMHIEKNVCESLMGTLLSLDTKNNDNLNARLDLKYMGIRSELHPKESESKKTVIPPACFTLSKKEKIVFCRFLKTIKVPDGYAANISRCVDVSKRKIYGLKSHDFHIIMTQLLPLALRGVSSAHVRLHLTSLRNYFRMMYSKVARPQDFMHHEQQIPIILCNLEKLFPPAFFDIMVHLVIHLAYEARIAGPSVYRCMYPIERYLSKLKSYVRNKSKPEGCIVEGYLADECLTFCSRYMEGVETKFNRKPRNYIDVEPNGKTLPIFQTTGRHLGKIDTKTLDEDTKVKAHRYVLFNCNTIDSFNEEHRNIIAQQNSRQTAMTINRIHNNSFSPWFAKKVEELYDNGDNRASEDLRCLENGPNNVFFRFKKYLINGFRFHTKEIEKNLRTQNSGVIMTAKTQSFASSRDPNPIFGEVTFYGILTDIIELDYSSGNRVVLFKCDWISRSGVKEEKDCTRVNFSKLMHEDEPFILASQAEQVMYVEDLKHKEWHVVLKINSRDYYNMSVQSYDENVESYLQTEVCSATINDGDGDISLVRKDIQDITVDTSVSFDTDEMDEEA; this comes from the exons ATGGACGGTTACACTAAATGGGTATTGCACAGGGAATCTTCTTCACATGCTGCACAAAATGTTGAGACTTTTCGTGATACTCATGAGTCAAATTATACTATTGATATGCAAGGAATTATATATGATGCAATTGGACAGAACATTGGAGACAACGAATGCGATGATGAAAATGACAATCTTCAAGGTGAAGGTGATGAACCAAATGCGAGAGCAAAAGAATTTTACGATTTGATGAAAGAAGCAGAGAAAGAACTTTACCCAGGTTGTACAAGTTTTACAAAGCTATCATTTGTTATTCAATTATTTCATATTAAGTGCATCTCTGGATGGAGCGACCAATCATTTGGCAAGGTACTTGACTTATTTAAAAGAGCATTACCAAAAGGTGAGGCATTGCCCAACTCTTTTTATGAGACCAAAAAATTAATCAACGCTCTAGGACTTGATTACGAAAAAATTGATGCATGTCCAAAAGATTGCATATTATATAGAAAGGAGCATGCAAATGACACAGAATGTGAAGTATGCTCTACACCAAG GACTGAAGCTAAAGTCTTGCACCATTTTCCATTAATACCACGATTACAAAGATTATTTATGTCATCAAAAACATCTGATTTTATGACTTGGCATCATAACAAAGATCGTACAAGTGATGGTTGTATGAGACACCCAAGAGATTCTCCAGCATGGATGACTTTTGATCATAACCACAAGAATTTTGCTGCAGATCCTCGCAATGTTAGACTTGGGCTAGCTTCTGATGGAATGAACCCTTTCAAAACATTAAGTGTAAGTCACAGTACATGGCCAGTTATTTTGATACCATACAATCTTCCTCCGTGGATGTGTATGAAACAACCTAATTTTATTATGTCCTTACTCATACCCGGTCCAGACGCACCTGGAAATAATATTGACGTATATCTAAAGCCACTAATTGAAGAGTTAAAGGAGTTATGGGAAGTTGGAGTTGAAACTTTTGATGCATctacaaaaaaaaactttaacATGCGGGCATCACTACTATGGACAATTagtgattttccagcatatgcaAACTTATCAGGATGGAGCACGAAAGGAAAGTATGCATGCCCATCTTGTCATCAAGACACTTGTTCTATGTGGTTGAAGCATAGAAAAAAGCATTGTTATATGGGTCATCGACGCTGGTTAGAAAATAATGACCCATTTAGAAATGATGAAAAATCTTTTGATGGCACAAAAGAGGAAAGAATGGCTCCAACCCCATTAAGTGGTTCTATGATACTAGATACATTAGCAGGCTACCAGATTAAATTTGGGAAGACAGTTGTTAATCCTCTATTGCCATACAGTTGGAAGAAAAAGAGTATATTTTTTGAATTGCCATATTGGAAGGATAATTTATTGCGACACAATCTTGATGTGATGCATATTGAAAAGAATGTATGTGAAAGTTTGATGGGGACATTATTGAGTTTAGATACAAAAAATAATGACAATTTGAATGCGCGTCTTGATTTAAAATATATGGGTATTAGATCTGAACTTCATCCAAAAGAGAGCGAGTCTAAGAAAACTGTTATTCCGCCTGCATGTTTTACATtaagcaaaaaagaaaaaattgtcTTCTGTCGATTTCTAAAGACAATTAAGGTTCCAGATGGATATGCTGCCAACATTTCTAGATGTGTTGATGTgagcaaaagaaaaatttatGGGCTCAAAAGTCATGATTTTCATATCATTATGACTCAATTACTACCACTAGCACTAAGGGGAGTATCAAGTGCACATGTTCGTCTACATCTAACTAGTTTAAGAAATTATTTTCGCATGATGTATTCAAAAGTTGCCCGACCACAAGATTTTATGCATCATGAACAACAAATACCTATCATTCTTTGTAATCTTGAAAAACTctttcctccagcattttttgatataatggttcATTTAGTAATACACTTAGCATATGAGGCAAGAATTGCTGGACCATCAGTTTATCGTTGCATGTACCCTATTGAAAG GTACTTGTCTAAGTTGAAGTCATACGTTCGTAATAAAAGCAAACCGGAAGGTTGTATTGTCGAAGGATATTTAGCTGATGAATGTTTGACGTTTTGCTCAAGATACATGGAAGGTGTGGAGACAAAATTTAATCGTAAGCCTAGAAATTACATTGATGTGGAACCAAATGGAAAAACATTGCCCATTTTCCAAACGACGGGTCGACATTTGGGAAAAATAGATACTAAGACTTTAGACGAGGATACTAAAGTTAAGGCACATCGATATGTATTATTTAATTGCAATACCATAGACTCATTTAATGA GGAACATCGTAATATCATTGCACAACAAAACTCTCGTCAAACAGCAATGACCATAAATcgaattcataacaattcattttCTCCATGGTTTGCTAAAAAG GTGGAAGAATTATATGATAATGGAGATAATCGAGCTTCTGAAGATTTACGTTGTTTGGAAAATGGACCAAACAATGTTTTTTTTCGATTTAAAAAATATCTAATCAACGGTTTCAGGTTTCACACAAAAGAAATTGAAAAGAATTTAagaactcaaaatagtggagttatTATGACTGCTAAAACTCAAAGTTTCGCAAGTAGTAGAGATCCAAATCCTATTTTTGGAGAGGTTACATTTTATGGAATATTAACTGATATTATAGAACTAGATTATTCTTCAGGAAATCGTGTTGTGTTATTTAAGTGTGATTGGATTTCAAGAAGTGGCGTTAAAGAAGAGAAGGATTGCACAAGAGTCAACTTTTCAAAATTGATGCATGAAGATGAACCATTTATACTAGCTTCTCAAGCAGAACAGGTAATGTATGTGGAAGACCTCAAACACAAAGAATGGCAtgttgttttaaaaataaattctaGAGATTATTATAATATGAGTGTGCAATCATACGATGAGAATGTGGAGTCTTATTTGCAAACTGAGGTTTGTAGCGCAACTATTAATGATGGGGATGGAGATATTAGTTTGGTTAGGAAAGATATCCAAGACATAACCGTTGATACATCAGTGTCGTTTGATACAGATGAGATGGATGAAGAAGCTTAG